GGCATAGAGCGAGCGGAAATATTTGCGGTCATGCATGTTGGTCGGCGATGCCTCGGTCGTCTCCAGAGCCTTGCGAACCGAAAACAGCGTCTCTTCGTCGGCGGCGCGGAAGGCGACGTGATCGACCGTGCCGGTGCCCAGCGCGCCGGACCAGAAACCGCGCGCATCGCGCACGTCGATGATGTCGCCGGATTGCGACACCAGCCTGTCGATCGTGCCTCGGCTGGCCTGGAAGCGGTAACCGAAATGGCTCTCGAGGAAGCTGCGGCTTTCGGCGGGCTTCTCCGTCAGCATGGTTGCGCCGCGCACGCGCTGGATGGCATGCTCGACCGGGATCGAGGCGCCGTGCCAGGCGGCCGGCGATACCAGGTTCTTTGCGCCGGTGAGCTTAAGGATGATGTTATCAGGATCCTTCAGCCGCAGGACGGGCTCGCCGAATTCGTCGGCCGGTCCCTCGGAGCTGAGACCGAAGCTCATGGCACGCGTCAGCCAGTAGCCGATGCTGGCGGGGTTGATCGACAGCGATATTTCACTGATCTGGCCATAACCGGCCCGGCCGGGCGCACCATCTTCCCAGGCGAGGAATGTCAGCAGCGAACCCGGCGTCCCCGCTGCATCGCCGTAGAAGAGATGAAGCTGCGTCGCGTCCTCGTAACCGGCTGTCTGCTTGACGAGCCGCATGCCGAGAAATCCCGCGTAGAAGTCCACATTCGCCTGCACCTTTCGGGTGACGGCCGTAACGTGATGTATGCCTGATACCATCGAGAGCAGTCCTGATTGAAGCGGCGTCGTCAGGAGCGCGAGTATGAGAGCTGCGAAGGTCATACCGTTGCCAATGACGATCGCTTAGTTTTGTTCCGCACAAAGCGCAAGCGAATCGCCGCGCTGCAACAACTCCAAATGCTCGACATCTTCGAGTGCCTCTTCCAGTTGCTGCAGGGTCGGCGGCTTGACCATATAGGCGCGCGCGCCGAGATTTCTGGCCCGCTGCATGTCGGTCTCATCGCTTGAGGTGCTGAGGATGCAGACGGGAATTTGCTTGAGGCGGACATCGGCAGAAAGCGCATGCAGCACCTCGAAGCCGTCCATGATCGGCATGTTGATGTCGAGCAGCATCAGGTCGATCTGCGGCACATCGGCGATGCCGGCGCGTTCTTCGAGCAGCCGCATTGCCTCGCGTCCGTTGGTGGCGACATGCAGGTTGAAATTCACCTTCTCGCGCCGCATCAGCTTGATCTTCAGAAGCTGGATGTCGGCCGGGCTGTCTTCGACCAGCAGCACTTCGGCGAGCCTGCCCGAACCTTCGCCGGGCTGCTCCGCCGGCCTGGCGCTGTGCGGGATGGCCGATGCGACGGATGGCGCGGGCCTGGTCTCGGCGAGCGGCACTTCGAGAATGAAGGTGGCGCCCGGCCCATTTTCCGCCTCACACCAGATCGAGCCGCCATGCATCTGCGCGATGCGGCGGCAGATGGCAAGGCCGAGCCCAGTGCCTTCGATGCCACGCCCGACAAGGCGCTTGAACGGCTGGAAGATCAGCTCGCGGTGCTCGGGATCGATGCCGGGCCCGTTGTCACGCACGGTAAGCCGGCAGATATCGCCCTGCGCTTCGCCTGTGATGCTGATCTCCGGAACCTTCTGTTCGCAATAGCGGACGGCATTCGACACCAGGTTCTGCAGCAGCTGGGTCAGCAGCGTCGCATCGCCCATGACCTCCGGCAGCGCCCCGCGGATGATGACGGCGCCGCGGCTTTCGGTCTGCTGGCGAAGATTGTCCTCCACCTGGTCGAGTACATCGGAGAGCGAGACCGGCCTGAGTTCCAGTCCGCCGGAGGCCTCAAGCTTGGTGAAGCCCGAGACCTTGACGATCAGGTCTTCCATATGGTCGGCGGCGCTGAGCACGTAATCGAGCAATTCCCGGTCTTCGGCCGGAAGCGCTGCAGAACCGTGCAGGATGCGGCTGAAGGATTTGATCGTCCGGAGCGGCTCCTTCAAATCATGGGCCATGGCGCGGGTGAAGATCTCCAGTGATTGCCGCTTCTGCTCCAGTTTCGCTTCCAGCATGCCGTGCATGATGGCGTTTTGAATGCAACGATGCAGCGTCTCGGGCGACAGCGAATCCTTTGTCAGATAGTCGCGTGCCCCGCTCTTCATCACCTCGACGGCAACGGTTTCGTTGCCCTGGCCGGTCAGCATGATGACGTTGGCGGCGGGATCATCCTCCAGGATATCGGCAAGAACGCCGAGCCCGTCGCGCCCCGGCAGCGAATAGTCGAGCAGGATGCAGTCCGGCCGTTTCCGGCCATTCAGCGCACGACCCTCTTCGCCCGTCTCCGCCTCCACGACGGTATAGGCAGTGCTGGAAACGCGGCCCAATATGCGGCGATAGACCTCGAGATCGTCAATGTTGTCGTCGATGATGAGAATAGAGCAGTGTTCCGCCAATCTGTCAGTCCTCGAGTGGCAGGATCGCGATTTCGAACCAGTATTCCTTCAGCCGCTGGATCGCGGCAAAGAGCCCGTCGAGATCCACCGGCTTCTGCACATAGGTATTGGCGCCGAGAGCATAGCAGCCTTCGATATCGCGTTCGTCGTCGGAGGTCGTGAGTATCACCACCGGGATCTTGCGCCAGCCGGCGTTCGACTTGATCGCCTCCAGCGTCTTGCGGCCGTCAAGGCCCGGCATGTTGAGGTCGAGCAGGATCAGCCCCGGTTTCGGCACCATCTCGGCGAGCATGTCGAGCGCTTCCTGACCGGAGGCCGCCCAGCGGATAGAGTTGCGCAGATTGGTGCGTTTGAAGGCGCGCATCGTCGCTTCGAAATCGTCTTCGCTGTCCTCGACGATCAGGATCGGTTGCGTATCACGCTGCTGCATTCTGCCCCTCGCGCTTTTTTCCCAGAGTGAAGTAGAATGTCGTGCCGGTGCCAACCTCGGATTCCAGCCAGATATCGCCATTGTGCCGCGCGATGATCTTGCGAACGAAGGTGAGGCCCGCTCCGGTCCCGTCGTCGGAATCCTGCGACTTTTCCAGCCGTTTGAAAATGCGGAAAATATCCTCGTGGAATTCCTGCGGAATGCCCTTGCCGTTATCCTTAACGAAAAACACGTTGCGAGCAACCGTGCCGTCCTTGCCGACGAACCGGTCAAGATAGCCGATCGAGACGAGCGGCGCCGGCTTGTCGTTGTATTTGATCGCGTTGGTGATGAGATTGCGGAACACTTCGGTCAGCCGCGTCGCGTCGCAGACCACCTCCGGCAGCCGGCCGTCGATGATGACCTTGGCGTGTCGTTCCTCGAGCAGCAACTCCATCGTCGCGACGACATCCTTGACGATCAGGCCGATATCGGTGCGTTTGACCGCCAGCTGCTGGCGTCCGAGCCGGGAGAAATAAAGAAGCTCGTTGACCAGTTTCTCCATGCGCTGGCTGAGACGCACGAGCCGGTTCAGCCGGCGCACGCCGTCCGCATCGAGCTTGTCTTCATAATCTTCCAACAGGAAGCGAGAGTGGTTGTGCAGGCCGCGCAGCGGCTCCTTGAGATCATGCGAGGCGATATAGGCGAATTCATCGAG
This Rhizobium brockwellii DNA region includes the following protein-coding sequences:
- a CDS encoding VOC family protein, producing MTFAALILALLTTPLQSGLLSMVSGIHHVTAVTRKVQANVDFYAGFLGMRLVKQTAGYEDATQLHLFYGDAAGTPGSLLTFLAWEDGAPGRAGYGQISEISLSINPASIGYWLTRAMSFGLSSEGPADEFGEPVLRLKDPDNIILKLTGAKNLVSPAAWHGASIPVEHAIQRVRGATMLTEKPAESRSFLESHFGYRFQASRGTIDRLVSQSGDIIDVRDARGFWSGALGTGTVDHVAFRAADEETLFSVRKALETTEASPTNMHDRKYFRSLYAREPGGTLVELATDKPGMTVDEEQAALGSKLFAPPEAITNLYDLKVMLPQFSMPGQPRVNYRELPFVHRFYTPPDPDGSVFVLLHGSGGNETTLMPLLNKVAPRATLLGVRGRATEEGFPRWYKRITPFSFDQNDIKTEAEAFAAFIEGAVKSYGLDPQKVVYVGYSNGANLLNSLLYLHPNLVHKAVLLRSMPVLSDYPHADLKGTDLLVISGKTDAYGKYASQLEERLKSSGATVDSDVIPGGHDLGDADVPIIQKWLLQENR
- a CDS encoding response regulator, coding for MAEHCSILIIDDNIDDLEVYRRILGRVSSTAYTVVEAETGEEGRALNGRKRPDCILLDYSLPGRDGLGVLADILEDDPAANVIMLTGQGNETVAVEVMKSGARDYLTKDSLSPETLHRCIQNAIMHGMLEAKLEQKRQSLEIFTRAMAHDLKEPLRTIKSFSRILHGSAALPAEDRELLDYVLSAADHMEDLIVKVSGFTKLEASGGLELRPVSLSDVLDQVEDNLRQQTESRGAVIIRGALPEVMGDATLLTQLLQNLVSNAVRYCEQKVPEISITGEAQGDICRLTVRDNGPGIDPEHRELIFQPFKRLVGRGIEGTGLGLAICRRIAQMHGGSIWCEAENGPGATFILEVPLAETRPAPSVASAIPHSARPAEQPGEGSGRLAEVLLVEDSPADIQLLKIKLMRREKVNFNLHVATNGREAMRLLEERAGIADVPQIDLMLLDINMPIMDGFEVLHALSADVRLKQIPVCILSTSSDETDMQRARNLGARAYMVKPPTLQQLEEALEDVEHLELLQRGDSLALCAEQN
- a CDS encoding response regulator — translated: MQQRDTQPILIVEDSEDDFEATMRAFKRTNLRNSIRWAASGQEALDMLAEMVPKPGLILLDLNMPGLDGRKTLEAIKSNAGWRKIPVVILTTSDDERDIEGCYALGANTYVQKPVDLDGLFAAIQRLKEYWFEIAILPLED